The Thermogemmatispora onikobensis genome has a segment encoding these proteins:
- a CDS encoding ABC transporter permease, whose protein sequence is MSLVNQFSSEQSRSVLVGPSTLVRQAQQRKQRQQWLIYGARLLLVVGVLLFWQLASGTILDSSFLSNPLAIFRQTIAWLSDGDPWYESTLIINTAVTLEETLLGLFFGVVSGLLLGFLFGLQPTLERIFNPFIIALNSIPKIALAPLFILWLGIEIPMKVVLAAVTVFFLIFLNTLNGVRNVDQHLVDAVRLMGGRQRDVVFKVILPSATGSVLTGLHVAIPYALIGAIVAEQIGANRGIGYLIQSSGESFNAAGIFAALLVLTLIAGLLNAVVNLIDRKTSHWKAGLKLSSADQS, encoded by the coding sequence ATGAGTCTGGTGAACCAGTTCAGCTCGGAGCAGTCGAGGTCTGTCCTTGTGGGGCCTTCGACTTTGGTCAGACAGGCCCAGCAGCGCAAGCAGCGTCAGCAGTGGCTGATCTATGGGGCCCGCTTGCTACTGGTGGTAGGCGTGCTGCTCTTCTGGCAATTGGCGTCAGGGACGATTCTCGATTCTTCCTTTCTGAGCAACCCGCTGGCCATCTTTCGCCAGACCATCGCCTGGCTCAGCGACGGAGATCCCTGGTATGAAAGTACGCTCATCATTAATACGGCGGTGACTCTGGAGGAAACGCTGCTTGGCTTGTTCTTCGGCGTCGTGAGTGGGTTGCTCTTAGGCTTCCTTTTTGGTCTGCAGCCAACCCTGGAGCGGATCTTCAACCCGTTCATCATTGCTTTGAACAGCATTCCGAAGATTGCCCTGGCACCGCTCTTCATTCTCTGGTTGGGGATCGAGATCCCGATGAAGGTGGTGCTGGCCGCTGTGACGGTCTTTTTCCTGATTTTCTTGAATACGCTCAACGGGGTGCGCAATGTCGATCAGCACCTGGTCGATGCGGTGCGCCTGATGGGAGGGCGCCAGCGCGACGTGGTCTTTAAGGTGATTCTTCCTTCGGCCACTGGCTCGGTGTTGACCGGCCTGCACGTTGCTATCCCGTATGCCCTGATTGGGGCCATTGTGGCGGAGCAGATCGGGGCCAACCGCGGCATTGGCTATCTGATTCAGTCGTCCGGCGAATCGTTTAACGCTGCCGGTATCTTCGCTGCGTTGCTGGTCCTGACGCTGATCGCAGGACTGCTCAATGCAGTGGTGAATCTTATCGACCGGAAGACTTCCCATTGGAAAGCCGGCCTCAAGCTCAGCAGCGCTGATCAGTCCTGA